A genomic segment from Thiomicrorhabdus aquaedulcis encodes:
- a CDS encoding DUF6279 family lipoprotein, giving the protein MTLVFKVWQKWLLLTVLVTLMSGCTVKLVYNQLDWLTAWYLDDFVRLTPEQTQLFESRLTRFLEWHRQQALPHYADFFEDIAKASDDYLSVAELQAFQTQLEGFLDQALLQVSNPLTDVMFELDDAQIIQLQGQFFTVNQEYQSKFIDISQAEQRSVRAEKMQRFIERFSGDLTLEQVEKITQWSQEFPLMGADFLHSRMTWESHFMAILHTRNNQLSFKESVSSLLLNRKAHQSPEQQSKFSHNQKRILVLLSELSKSFNAKQKQTFKETLLELADDARALSRQ; this is encoded by the coding sequence ATGACGTTGGTATTTAAAGTCTGGCAAAAGTGGCTGTTATTAACTGTGTTGGTTACACTTATGAGTGGTTGCACGGTAAAGTTGGTTTACAACCAGTTAGATTGGCTTACCGCTTGGTATCTTGATGACTTTGTTCGCCTAACACCCGAGCAAACGCAGTTGTTTGAGTCGCGTTTAACTCGATTTTTGGAATGGCATCGCCAGCAGGCACTGCCGCACTACGCCGATTTTTTTGAAGATATTGCTAAAGCCTCAGACGACTATTTGTCTGTGGCCGAGCTGCAAGCTTTTCAAACTCAGCTAGAAGGCTTTTTAGACCAGGCCTTGTTGCAGGTAAGCAATCCACTCACTGATGTGATGTTTGAGCTTGATGATGCACAAATTATTCAATTACAAGGTCAGTTTTTTACTGTTAATCAAGAGTATCAGTCTAAATTTATTGATATTTCTCAGGCCGAACAACGTTCAGTGCGAGCAGAAAAAATGCAACGATTTATTGAACGTTTTAGTGGCGATTTAACGCTAGAACAAGTTGAAAAAATTACTCAATGGTCGCAAGAATTTCCTTTGATGGGCGCAGATTTTTTGCACTCTAGAATGACTTGGGAATCTCATTTTATGGCTATATTGCACACTCGAAATAATCAATTGTCATTTAAAGAGTCGGTTTCTTCGCTGTTGTTAAACCGAAAAGCCCACCAGTCGCCAGAGCAGCAGAGCAAGTTTTCCCATAACCAAAAGCGCATACTGGTCTTGCTGAGCGAGCTTTCGAAGAGTTTTAATGCTAAGCAGAAACAGACTTTTAAAGAAACGTTATTAGAATTGGCTGACGATGCTCGAGCATTGTCGCGTCAATAA
- a CDS encoding lipocalin family protein, which produces MFKKQRFKEVTKTDGAKPLNRLKLSLASVFTAFVALATLGSLTSLSGCTQLPDKVVPVTQFDLPRYLGVWHEIARLDHSFERDLIDVSATYSMREDGGVRVINQGVNQLTGQAKSAEGKAYFVETPDIGRLKVSFFGPFYGGYNITKLDENYQMALVIGPNLDYAWILARSTTPSASQCQAYFEAASALGIDRQKWIELRTCQ; this is translated from the coding sequence ATGTTTAAAAAACAACGTTTTAAAGAAGTGACTAAAACCGATGGTGCTAAACCGTTAAATCGTCTTAAGTTGTCATTGGCGAGCGTATTTACCGCTTTTGTGGCCTTAGCAACCCTAGGGTCGTTAACCAGCTTAAGTGGATGCACTCAGTTACCAGACAAAGTTGTCCCCGTTACACAATTTGATTTGCCACGTTATTTAGGTGTGTGGCATGAAATTGCGCGCTTAGATCACAGTTTTGAACGCGATTTAATTGACGTGTCGGCCACCTACTCTATGCGTGAAGATGGTGGCGTTAGGGTCATCAATCAAGGCGTTAACCAATTGACTGGCCAAGCTAAAAGCGCTGAGGGTAAAGCGTATTTTGTCGAAACGCCCGACATTGGTCGCTTAAAAGTGTCATTTTTTGGCCCATTTTACGGTGGCTACAACATCACAAAACTAGATGAAAACTACCAAATGGCCTTGGTGATTGGTCCTAATTTAGACTATGCATGGATACTGGCGCGCTCTACTACGCCGAGTGCGAGCCAATGCCAAGCGTATTTTGAAGCCGCCAGTGCGCTAGGGATTGATAGGCAAAAATGGATTGAATTGCGTACCTGTCAGTAA
- a CDS encoding acyl-CoA thioesterase produces MNNKAYLAWMEEAAWAHSVSVGITHELQSQLNRIMAVYQHQMRYLASCYLNDQLLIGTWIGKQTGRCLRDRHTQIIRVRDAKTVFSATTTFVCIDLQTHQPKAIPNEFIEPYQT; encoded by the coding sequence GTGAACAATAAGGCGTATTTGGCCTGGATGGAAGAGGCGGCTTGGGCGCATAGCGTGTCGGTGGGCATTACTCATGAGCTGCAAAGCCAGCTCAATCGTATTATGGCGGTGTATCAACACCAAATGCGCTATTTGGCGAGCTGTTATTTAAACGATCAACTGCTGATCGGCACGTGGATTGGCAAACAAACCGGTCGCTGCTTGCGCGATCGCCACACGCAAATTATTAGAGTGCGCGATGCCAAAACGGTTTTTAGCGCCACCACCACCTTTGTCTGCATTGATTTACAAACCCACCAACCTAAAGCGATTCCTAACGAGTTTATTGAGCCATACCAAACTTAA
- the aroC gene encoding chorismate synthase → MSGNTLGQNFKVTTFGESHGLALGCIVDGCPPGLALCEADIQLELDRRKPGTSKHATARREDDVVQILSGVFEGKTTGTPIGMIIHNTDQRSGDYSKVAETFRPSHADYTYTQKYGFRDYRGGGRSSARETAMRVAAGAIAKKYLKERLGVEIKGFLSQLGPIKIENVTWPFDNDNEYFCPDAVKSEEIRLYMDNLLKQKDSVGAKITLVAKNVPVGLGEPVFDRLDADLAHALMSINAVKGVEIGDGFAVAGQRGTQHRDEMAPEGFLSNHSGGILGGISTGQDIVAHIALKPTSSIMTPGKSINTQGEAIEMVTKGRHDPCVGIRATPIAEAQMAIVLLDHFMRNRAQNADVVAPMMDLMHP, encoded by the coding sequence ATGTCTGGAAATACGCTGGGACAAAATTTTAAAGTGACCACGTTTGGCGAAAGCCACGGTTTGGCGTTAGGCTGTATTGTGGACGGCTGTCCACCAGGACTTGCGTTGTGTGAGGCCGACATTCAACTAGAGCTTGATCGCCGTAAACCCGGGACTTCAAAGCACGCCACGGCGCGACGTGAAGACGATGTGGTGCAGATTTTGTCGGGCGTGTTTGAAGGCAAAACCACCGGCACTCCCATTGGCATGATTATTCACAATACCGACCAGCGTTCGGGTGACTACTCTAAAGTGGCGGAAACCTTTCGTCCTTCGCACGCCGACTACACTTACACCCAAAAGTACGGTTTTAGAGATTATCGCGGCGGCGGACGTTCCTCCGCGCGTGAAACCGCCATGCGCGTGGCCGCAGGAGCGATTGCTAAAAAATACCTTAAAGAGCGTTTAGGCGTTGAAATAAAAGGCTTTTTGTCGCAGTTAGGCCCTATTAAAATCGAAAACGTCACCTGGCCGTTTGACAACGACAACGAATACTTTTGTCCAGACGCGGTTAAGTCCGAAGAAATTAGACTGTACATGGACAATCTGCTTAAACAAAAAGATTCGGTGGGTGCCAAAATTACCTTGGTGGCAAAAAACGTCCCTGTGGGTTTAGGCGAGCCAGTGTTTGACCGCTTAGACGCCGATTTAGCTCACGCCTTAATGAGCATTAACGCGGTAAAAGGGGTCGAGATTGGCGACGGTTTTGCCGTGGCGGGTCAACGCGGCACGCAACACCGCGATGAAATGGCACCAGAAGGCTTCCTGTCTAATCACTCGGGTGGAATTTTGGGCGGAATTTCAACCGGTCAAGACATTGTGGCGCACATCGCCCTTAAGCCCACATCGAGCATTATGACCCCAGGTAAAAGCATCAACACGCAGGGCGAAGCGATTGAGATGGTCACTAAAGGCCGCCACGACCCGTGCGTGGGCATTAGAGCCACCCCTATTGCGGAGGCGCAAATGGCGATTGTGTTGCTGGATCATTTTATGCGAAACCGCGCACAAAATGCCGATGTAGTCGCGCCGATGATGGATTTAATGCACCCTTAA
- a CDS encoding MFS transporter: MHVSIGLFAFIITLLFYFSVLGALLPYLGLYLQTLQFTPVQIGQLLAVLLGTKIIAPNIWGWLADRSGHSIKWVRLATGLCLLAALGLVWFEQFWGLFFSILFFSFFWHASLPQFESYTFGCLGDDKHRYGQIRLWGSVGFIVAVLAVGWQIETFSVRVLPWDLLILLALVWLSAFLVKDTHKAPAVTQSQNFWVILRQPTVLSLLVVSFLVQLSHGVYYGFFTIHLSGLGFDKTTIAWLWALGVLAEVAVFFYMRTIFKHATVRWLILVSVALTAVRWLMNSYLADSLGWMTVAQLLHAASFGLFHAAAIHLINEHFSGAHQGKGQAVFAASSHGLGGALGMLLAGYAWAYGGAQLSYVLSALSVMLAFLIAYRWVR, translated from the coding sequence GTGCACGTATCAATCGGCCTATTCGCGTTTATCATTACACTACTTTTTTATTTTAGTGTGCTGGGCGCATTGCTGCCTTACCTGGGTTTGTATTTGCAAACGTTGCAGTTTACGCCGGTTCAAATCGGTCAGCTATTGGCGGTGTTGCTGGGCACTAAAATTATAGCGCCCAATATTTGGGGCTGGTTGGCCGATCGCTCTGGCCACAGTATTAAATGGGTGCGTTTGGCGACCGGTTTGTGTTTGCTGGCCGCGCTGGGCTTGGTGTGGTTTGAACAGTTTTGGGGACTGTTTTTTAGCATTTTGTTTTTTAGTTTTTTTTGGCACGCTTCATTGCCGCAGTTTGAATCGTATACCTTTGGCTGTTTGGGCGACGATAAACACCGTTATGGGCAAATTAGGCTTTGGGGTTCGGTAGGCTTTATTGTTGCGGTGCTTGCGGTGGGTTGGCAAATTGAGACGTTCTCAGTGCGCGTACTGCCATGGGATTTGTTGATTTTGCTGGCGTTGGTGTGGTTAAGCGCCTTTTTAGTCAAAGACACACATAAGGCTCCAGCGGTTACGCAGTCGCAAAACTTTTGGGTCATCTTGCGCCAGCCAACGGTATTAAGTTTGCTGGTGGTGAGCTTTTTGGTTCAGCTGTCGCACGGCGTGTATTACGGCTTTTTTACCATCCATTTAAGCGGCCTTGGGTTTGATAAAACCACCATCGCCTGGTTATGGGCGTTGGGCGTGTTGGCCGAAGTAGCGGTGTTTTTTTACATGCGCACCATTTTTAAACACGCCACGGTGCGCTGGCTTATTTTAGTCAGCGTGGCACTCACCGCCGTGCGCTGGTTAATGAACTCCTATTTGGCCGACTCTTTGGGTTGGATGACAGTGGCGCAATTATTGCATGCGGCCAGTTTTGGATTGTTTCACGCCGCTGCAATTCACTTAATTAATGAACATTTTAGCGGCGCGCATCAGGGCAAAGGACAGGCTGTTTTTGCCGCCTCCAGCCACGGTTTGGGTGGCGCATTGGGTATGTTATTGGCCGGATACGCTTGGGCGTACGGCGGGGCGCAATTAAGTTATGTATTAAGTGCCCTGAGCGTAATGCTGGCGTTTTTGATTGCGTATCGCTGGGTGCGCTAA
- the gloA gene encoding lactoylglutathione lyase, with protein sequence MRLLHTMLRVGNLEKSIAFYTQVLGMTLLRQKEYPQGEFTLAFLGYGNEEGHTVLELTYNWGVDTYTLGNAYGHIAIEVPDVYATAQAVKEAGGKIIREAGPMNAGTTIIAFCADPDGYQIEFIGENHVRV encoded by the coding sequence ATGCGTTTATTACACACCATGTTACGCGTGGGCAATTTAGAAAAATCCATTGCGTTTTACACCCAAGTGCTTGGCATGACGCTGTTACGCCAAAAAGAGTACCCACAAGGCGAATTTACGTTGGCTTTTTTGGGCTACGGCAACGAAGAAGGGCACACCGTTTTAGAGCTTACCTACAATTGGGGGGTGGACACTTATACCCTAGGCAACGCCTATGGCCACATTGCTATTGAAGTGCCGGATGTTTATGCCACAGCGCAAGCGGTCAAAGAGGCTGGCGGTAAGATTATTCGTGAAGCCGGTCCGATGAACGCAGGTACGACCATTATTGCGTTTTGCGCCGATCCAGACGGTTATCAAATTGAATTTATTGGTGAAAATCACGTTCGCGTTTAA
- a CDS encoding methyl-accepting chemotaxis protein: MQFHSLKAKVMAISVVVATVVSIAVGSVLYITQVSPVNAKAQDTLKVQMAQFIDGKIDLKIQSGIIGATMISLQFETQQALLDQYYDPLKASFKTLKADYEAKTNFKGIFSEIITPQGQSVLRSWDLQGEPKDVSQDSLVKTVLESKQAKGSLGFGQRGVVITSISPVLVEKNIIGLATMVQGVGSISRDFSQEHSGAWVMLIDTEYAKKSGYSKAIETLDSVTPRYVLANNKWFSPEVIALAKQVYRPVDGQNSAVYLQGDSVVVDLPAYDQEGQVFGRQVFIQDKTVFTQYVTQAKNQAWLTLLSVVGAIILLATVLLLSVIRLVVKPLESLKKTMFLIEDTGDFSMRSTIKTRDEVGQTAQAINHHLDRVSSAINEANGAVAALASGNLQQRIQGRYVGDLRLLQDGINQSAENVSGMISEIGKAIDKLKQGEFNIEINQDAKGVFASILQDTSVAMQSLNSTLSQTNNVMQQVSNGVFQHRVQTAAQGELAMLKKAINQTLNNLDEVIQDISKVMLAQSQGDLTQRVEVECLGDLLALKTAINQNAEHLNRTIYGVMVSANTVAGAADEVALGSQSLSDSVQQQAASMEQTSATMEEMNAAIKNNAENAVTVDHLEHELENNSKIAGKVMHDTIEAMNEIQASSHKIGEIVTLIDSIAFQTNLLALNAAVEAARAGEHGRGFAVVASEVRNLAQKSADAAKDINLLIGNSIALINRGTHLAGESEQVLSKMNVSISEVTGMIANIANTSSEQARGVGEVNQALSLMDDVTQQNAALVEETSAAAESLKEQANVLTQRMSEFKIVRP, encoded by the coding sequence ATGCAATTTCATTCTTTAAAAGCCAAAGTTATGGCCATATCGGTCGTGGTAGCCACGGTAGTGTCTATCGCGGTGGGCTCTGTGCTGTACATCACTCAAGTTAGCCCGGTTAACGCCAAAGCTCAAGACACGCTAAAAGTGCAGATGGCTCAATTTATTGACGGCAAAATAGACCTCAAAATTCAAAGCGGCATTATTGGCGCTACAATGATTTCATTGCAGTTTGAAACTCAGCAAGCTTTGTTAGACCAATACTACGATCCGCTCAAGGCAAGTTTTAAAACCTTAAAAGCCGACTACGAAGCTAAAACCAACTTTAAGGGAATTTTTAGCGAAATTATTACCCCGCAGGGTCAATCTGTATTGCGCTCTTGGGATTTGCAAGGTGAACCTAAAGACGTTAGCCAAGACTCATTGGTTAAAACTGTATTGGAGTCCAAGCAGGCCAAAGGGTCGCTAGGTTTTGGACAGCGTGGTGTGGTCATTACCTCTATCAGTCCAGTGTTGGTCGAAAAAAATATCATTGGTTTGGCGACTATGGTGCAAGGGGTAGGCTCTATTTCACGCGATTTTAGTCAAGAGCACTCGGGTGCTTGGGTCATGTTAATTGATACAGAATACGCTAAAAAAAGTGGTTATTCTAAAGCCATTGAAACTTTAGATTCGGTAACGCCGCGCTATGTGTTGGCTAATAATAAATGGTTTTCACCCGAAGTCATTGCGCTTGCTAAGCAGGTTTATCGTCCGGTAGATGGCCAAAATTCGGCGGTGTATTTACAAGGTGATTCGGTGGTAGTCGATTTGCCGGCGTACGATCAAGAAGGTCAAGTTTTTGGACGTCAGGTCTTTATTCAAGATAAAACTGTTTTTACTCAATATGTAACACAAGCAAAGAACCAGGCCTGGTTAACGTTGTTAAGTGTAGTGGGTGCCATTATTCTATTGGCAACGGTGTTGTTGTTAAGCGTTATTCGTTTAGTGGTTAAGCCATTAGAAAGTTTGAAAAAAACCATGTTTTTAATTGAAGACACCGGTGATTTTAGTATGCGAAGCACTATAAAAACCCGCGATGAAGTAGGGCAAACAGCGCAAGCCATTAATCACCATCTTGATCGCGTGAGCAGCGCCATCAATGAAGCCAATGGTGCCGTAGCGGCTTTGGCGTCGGGTAATTTACAACAGCGTATTCAAGGGCGTTACGTTGGAGATTTGCGTTTATTGCAAGACGGCATTAACCAAAGTGCCGAAAACGTGAGTGGAATGATCAGTGAAATAGGCAAAGCCATTGATAAACTTAAACAAGGTGAGTTTAATATTGAGATTAACCAGGATGCAAAAGGGGTGTTTGCCAGCATCTTACAAGACACATCTGTGGCAATGCAAAGCTTAAACAGCACCTTAAGTCAAACCAATAATGTGATGCAACAAGTCTCTAATGGCGTGTTTCAACATCGTGTGCAAACCGCAGCTCAAGGTGAGTTGGCGATGCTTAAGAAGGCCATTAATCAAACCTTAAATAATTTAGACGAAGTGATTCAAGACATTAGTAAAGTGATGTTGGCGCAAAGTCAGGGCGATTTAACTCAAAGGGTTGAGGTGGAATGCTTAGGCGACTTATTGGCTTTAAAAACTGCAATTAACCAAAATGCAGAGCATTTAAATCGTACTATTTATGGTGTTATGGTGTCGGCCAATACAGTAGCCGGCGCAGCGGATGAAGTGGCATTGGGATCACAAAGTTTAAGCGATAGTGTGCAGCAGCAAGCCGCATCAATGGAGCAAACATCTGCGACCATGGAAGAGATGAACGCCGCCATTAAAAACAATGCCGAAAACGCTGTAACCGTTGATCACTTAGAGCATGAGCTTGAGAATAACTCAAAAATAGCGGGTAAAGTTATGCACGATACCATTGAAGCTATGAATGAAATTCAGGCATCGAGTCATAAAATTGGTGAAATTGTAACTTTGATTGACAGTATCGCTTTTCAAACCAATTTATTAGCGCTAAACGCCGCTGTCGAGGCGGCGCGAGCCGGTGAGCATGGGCGTGGTTTTGCGGTAGTGGCTTCTGAAGTACGCAACTTGGCACAGAAATCGGCCGATGCAGCTAAAGATATTAATTTGCTCATTGGTAACAGCATTGCTCTTATTAATCGCGGAACCCATTTAGCGGGAGAGTCGGAGCAGGTTTTGAGTAAAATGAATGTTAGTATTTCTGAGGTGACCGGTATGATTGCTAACATTGCGAATACCTCATCCGAGCAAGCGCGAGGAGTGGGGGAAGTGAATCAAGCCTTAAGTTTAATGGATGATGTAACTCAACAAAATGCCGCATTGGTTGAAGAAACCTCGGCGGCGGCAGAGAGCTTAAAAGAGCAAGCTAATGTGTTAACTCAGAGGATGTCTGAATTTAAAATTGTTCGTCCGTAA
- a CDS encoding YgfZ/GcvT domain-containing protein — MPTIATADDSAATNSTWLDFLNSQHAQWNVDGTINSFGQPELEHYLVKHGPVLANLSHQALLKISGNDATSFLQGQLTNDLHQVTEQLAQLSAYCDPKGQVLAIFLIFKHQDAFYLTFENSLKESILKRLKMFVMRADVQITDMANTLIQIGYAGEFADVDIQRRLNTKVKNTYETGHIDLDGMRDVLVVKVPGPYHKYAILGPVEQIINVWTLLKATCDVTNNSDWNLLDIAAGIPEVNSSTSGQFIAQFLNLDKLDAINFKKGCFPGQEIIARVHYRGKVTKRMLRVHLEEEMPLSPGDVLTLNDSNGRNHNFDVIKAQRDIFSGTLCLAIGTLKSLDAVEGNLISQSGKAAIIEPLPYSITDDE, encoded by the coding sequence ATGCCAACGATTGCAACCGCTGACGATTCAGCCGCAACAAACTCAACTTGGCTCGATTTTTTAAACAGCCAACACGCTCAATGGAATGTCGATGGAACCATCAACAGCTTTGGCCAACCCGAATTAGAGCATTACTTAGTTAAGCACGGCCCGGTTTTGGCCAATTTGAGTCATCAAGCATTGCTAAAAATATCGGGCAACGATGCAACCAGTTTTTTACAAGGCCAGCTCACCAACGACTTACATCAAGTAACAGAGCAACTCGCTCAGTTATCGGCTTACTGCGACCCAAAAGGTCAAGTATTAGCGATTTTTTTAATTTTTAAACATCAAGATGCATTTTATTTAACGTTTGAAAACTCACTTAAAGAGTCCATTTTAAAACGTTTAAAAATGTTTGTGATGCGTGCCGACGTGCAAATTACTGACATGGCCAACACTCTCATTCAAATTGGCTACGCAGGTGAGTTTGCAGATGTGGACATTCAACGTCGATTAAACACCAAAGTTAAAAACACCTATGAAACCGGCCACATTGACCTTGATGGCATGCGTGATGTGCTGGTCGTTAAGGTACCAGGCCCTTATCACAAGTACGCCATACTTGGCCCAGTTGAACAAATTATTAACGTATGGACACTGTTAAAAGCCACCTGTGACGTTACCAATAACTCCGATTGGAATTTATTAGACATCGCCGCCGGCATACCCGAAGTAAACAGTTCAACCAGCGGGCAATTTATTGCACAATTTTTGAACTTGGATAAATTAGACGCCATTAACTTTAAAAAAGGCTGTTTTCCAGGACAAGAAATAATCGCCCGCGTACATTATCGTGGCAAAGTTACCAAACGCATGCTACGAGTGCACTTAGAAGAAGAAATGCCCCTAAGTCCAGGTGATGTACTCACGTTAAACGACTCCAACGGCCGAAACCACAATTTTGACGTAATTAAGGCGCAACGAGATATTTTTAGCGGCACTTTATGTCTAGCCATTGGTACATTAAAGTCACTTGACGCCGTTGAAGGCAACTTAATAAGTCAAAGTGGCAAAGCGGCTATTATTGAACCGCTGCCTTACTCTATTACCGACGACGAGTAA
- a CDS encoding chemotaxis protein CheW, producing MSTLNKEFLTFKLGREEFAVEILRVQEIRGWETPSPLPSVPPYVKGVVDLRGTVVPIIDLREKFKLPLSYNGTTVVIVVHVLTSQGEKVVGLVVDAVSDVHQFDVNNLQSPPDISSSVENQFVLGLTTIYDEKGQQSMVHSRADDDKPAVKGRMVIVIDIDKLASENLLQSVLIDSFQDATTTNEAP from the coding sequence GTGTCTACATTAAATAAAGAGTTTTTGACCTTTAAGCTAGGGCGCGAAGAATTTGCAGTTGAAATTTTGCGAGTGCAAGAAATTCGTGGCTGGGAAACTCCCAGTCCTTTGCCCAGTGTGCCGCCTTATGTAAAAGGTGTGGTCGACTTACGCGGTACGGTTGTGCCTATTATTGACTTACGTGAAAAATTTAAGTTACCGCTTAGTTACAATGGAACTACGGTAGTCATTGTGGTGCATGTACTCACATCACAAGGTGAAAAAGTGGTTGGACTAGTGGTCGATGCTGTGTCAGATGTTCACCAGTTTGATGTTAATAACTTGCAATCACCACCGGATATTTCGTCGTCGGTTGAAAACCAGTTTGTATTAGGTTTAACCACTATATACGATGAAAAGGGTCAGCAAAGTATGGTTCACAGTCGCGCTGATGACGACAAACCTGCTGTAAAAGGACGCATGGTAATTGTGATTGATATTGATAAATTGGCTTCTGAAAATTTACTGCAGAGTGTGTTAATTGATTCTTTTCAGGACGCAACAACTACTAATGAAGCCCCTTAG
- the nadB gene encoding L-aspartate oxidase, with translation MTQTINSTPKKSAPKKTDKTTQAKATKQSLRTQVLVIGSGIAGLSLALKLAGKPGGHQVMILAKAALSEGSTNYAQGGIAAVLDPFDSIEAHIADTIDAGAGLCDPKAVAVVATHAAEAIAELIDLGVPFSKINKLENSTAHTVSHFPFHLTQEGGHSHRRVIHAADHTGQSVLDILIKAVKTHPNITLLPEHISIDLILNPKRTRCVGAYALNKKAKKVMDITADFTVLATGGASKTYLYTSNPDTSTGDGIAMAWRAGCAVGNMEFNQFHPTCLFHPKDRSFLISEAVRGEGGILRLPDGTAFMTQYDERGDLAPRDIVARAIDQEMKKHGIDCVYLDITHQPKDFLKAHFPTIYERCLKVGIDISQEQIPVVPAAHYTCGGVVTDLEGRTTLTGLYAIGETAYTGLHGANRLASNSLAEGLVFAKMAHLSIEKAFKTHQPITQIIKSWDTTGITEPKEKVLISHDWDEVRRVMWDYVGIVRTNKRLKRARQRIRNLHKEVHEYYRQHTLSSDLLELRNLVLVAELMVMSAQRRRESRGLHYNLDYPHTHKTAKPTVLQPK, from the coding sequence ATGACGCAGACAATCAACTCCACCCCCAAAAAATCGGCACCCAAAAAAACCGACAAGACCACGCAGGCCAAAGCGACTAAGCAGAGTTTGCGTACACAAGTATTGGTGATTGGCAGCGGCATTGCAGGCCTGTCTTTGGCCTTAAAACTGGCGGGTAAACCGGGTGGTCACCAAGTAATGATCCTGGCCAAAGCGGCGCTTTCTGAGGGCAGCACCAATTACGCCCAAGGTGGTATTGCGGCAGTATTAGACCCATTTGATAGCATTGAAGCTCATATTGCCGACACTATAGACGCAGGTGCTGGTCTGTGCGACCCAAAAGCAGTCGCCGTGGTGGCTACTCATGCCGCCGAAGCAATTGCCGAATTAATTGATTTGGGCGTGCCATTTAGCAAAATAAACAAGCTCGAAAACAGCACAGCCCACACCGTCAGTCATTTTCCGTTTCACTTAACACAAGAAGGCGGCCACAGTCATCGACGCGTGATACACGCCGCCGACCACACGGGTCAATCGGTGTTAGACATTTTAATCAAAGCAGTAAAAACCCATCCTAACATTACATTATTGCCCGAACACATATCCATCGATTTAATATTAAATCCCAAACGAACTCGATGTGTTGGCGCTTATGCACTCAATAAAAAAGCCAAAAAAGTGATGGATATTACCGCCGACTTTACCGTGTTGGCCACCGGTGGCGCAAGCAAAACGTACCTTTACACCAGCAACCCAGACACGTCGACTGGCGACGGCATTGCCATGGCTTGGCGTGCTGGCTGTGCGGTGGGTAATATGGAATTTAATCAATTTCACCCTACGTGCTTATTTCACCCAAAAGATCGTTCATTTTTAATAAGTGAGGCGGTGCGAGGTGAAGGCGGCATATTACGCTTGCCAGACGGCACGGCTTTTATGACACAGTACGATGAACGTGGCGATTTAGCACCCCGCGACATTGTGGCGCGCGCTATTGACCAAGAAATGAAAAAGCACGGTATTGATTGCGTGTATTTAGACATCACTCACCAGCCCAAAGACTTTTTAAAAGCGCACTTTCCCACTATTTATGAGCGGTGTTTAAAGGTTGGCATTGACATAAGCCAAGAGCAGATTCCAGTCGTCCCTGCGGCTCATTACACCTGCGGAGGTGTCGTTACCGATTTAGAAGGCCGAACCACCTTAACAGGATTGTACGCCATTGGCGAAACCGCTTACACCGGACTGCATGGAGCCAACCGTCTGGCCAGCAACTCATTAGCCGAAGGTTTGGTGTTTGCTAAAATGGCGCATTTAAGCATTGAAAAAGCCTTTAAAACCCACCAGCCTATCACGCAAATCATCAAGTCTTGGGACACCACGGGCATAACTGAACCTAAAGAAAAAGTACTTATTTCGCACGATTGGGACGAAGTCCGTAGAGTGATGTGGGATTATGTAGGCATTGTGCGCACCAATAAACGTCTAAAGCGTGCGCGGCAACGGATTCGTAATTTACATAAAGAGGTGCATGAGTATTATCGTCAACATACGCTATCAAGCGATTTGCTAGAGTTACGCAATTTAGTATTAGTAGCCGAACTCATGGTAATGAGCGCACAACGCCGTCGAGAAAGTCGAGGCTTGCATTACAATTTGGACTATCCACACACGCATAAAACAGCCAAACCTACTGTATTGCAACCTAAGTGA